A genomic window from Yoonia rosea includes:
- the ligA gene encoding NAD-dependent DNA ligase LigA: MVQDTAQHPETGQTPVAQLTTAQARAELAWLAEQIAAANTAYHRDDAPEISDADYDALKRRNAAIEAYFPSLKRTDSPSDVVGAEVAEGFGKVRHAVRMLSLGNAFADEDVSEFDARIRKYLGLDADTALRYTAEPKIDGLSLSLRYESGVLMQAATRGDGETGENVTANARTIADIPRKITDGPAVLEVRGEVYMSHDDFAALNARQAESGGKKFANPRNAAAGSLRQLDAEITKSRPLRFFAYAWGELSAPLADTQSDAIAKLASFGFVTNPLTRRCDSPDTLLQHYKTIEAQRATLGYDIDGVVYKVDDLALQKRLGFRSTTPRWAIAHKFPAELAWTRLEAIDIQVGRTGALSPVARLQPVTVGGVVVSNATLHNEDYIAGRDGNGAPIREGRDIRVGDWVQVYRAGDVIPKISDVDLARRPEDAVPYVMPKTCPECGSDAIREEGDAVRRCTGGIICPAQAVEKLKHFVSRAAFDIEGLGAKQVEQFYADGWITTPADIFTLRARYGTGVQQLKNREGWGEKSASNLFDAIDEKRKISLARVIFSLGIRHVGENSAALLANHYTSWDAFEQAMTTAEIGAGAAWEDLIGIDGVGAVMATSLVTTMQQEAERASIDRLIAELSVQDAEARATDSPVAGKTVVFTGTLERMTRAEAKARAESLGAKVSGSVSAKTDILIAGPGAGSKAQKAADLGVETMDEDAWLALIGDA; the protein is encoded by the coding sequence ATGGTTCAAGATACAGCGCAACATCCGGAAACAGGTCAAACCCCCGTTGCGCAGCTCACCACAGCCCAGGCGCGCGCCGAATTGGCGTGGTTGGCCGAACAGATTGCGGCGGCAAATACGGCCTATCACCGCGATGACGCACCCGAGATCAGTGACGCAGATTATGATGCGTTAAAACGACGAAACGCCGCGATTGAAGCGTATTTTCCGTCGCTCAAGCGCACCGACAGTCCCAGCGATGTTGTTGGTGCCGAAGTCGCCGAAGGATTCGGGAAAGTCCGCCATGCGGTACGGATGTTGTCCTTGGGCAATGCTTTTGCGGATGAAGATGTGAGCGAATTCGATGCGCGCATTCGCAAATACCTCGGTCTGGATGCGGACACCGCATTGCGCTACACCGCCGAGCCAAAGATCGACGGGCTGTCGCTTTCGCTGCGCTATGAAAGCGGCGTGTTGATGCAGGCCGCAACACGTGGCGATGGCGAAACGGGTGAAAACGTGACCGCCAACGCCCGCACAATTGCCGATATCCCGCGCAAGATCACCGACGGGCCCGCCGTGCTCGAGGTGCGCGGTGAAGTCTACATGAGCCACGATGACTTTGCCGCACTCAACGCACGTCAGGCAGAGAGCGGTGGCAAGAAATTCGCAAATCCGCGCAACGCCGCCGCCGGATCATTGCGGCAACTTGACGCTGAGATCACAAAATCACGGCCGTTGCGTTTCTTTGCCTACGCATGGGGTGAACTCTCGGCGCCTTTGGCCGACACGCAATCAGATGCAATCGCAAAACTGGCGTCTTTCGGTTTCGTCACAAACCCGTTGACGCGTCGCTGCGACAGCCCCGACACCCTTTTGCAGCACTACAAAACGATCGAGGCGCAGCGCGCGACGCTTGGCTACGACATCGATGGTGTGGTCTACAAAGTTGATGACCTTGCGCTGCAAAAACGCCTCGGTTTCCGTTCAACGACCCCCCGTTGGGCGATTGCGCATAAGTTTCCCGCCGAACTGGCGTGGACAAGACTGGAAGCCATCGACATCCAGGTCGGGCGCACCGGCGCGTTGTCACCCGTCGCGCGATTGCAACCCGTCACCGTTGGTGGCGTGGTGGTGTCGAACGCGACGCTGCACAATGAAGACTACATTGCAGGGCGCGACGGAAACGGCGCACCGATCCGCGAAGGTCGTGACATCCGCGTGGGTGACTGGGTTCAGGTCTACCGCGCCGGTGACGTGATCCCGAAAATCAGTGACGTCGATCTGGCCCGCCGCCCTGAAGATGCGGTACCCTATGTGATGCCGAAAACCTGTCCCGAATGTGGGTCGGATGCGATCCGCGAAGAGGGTGATGCGGTACGCCGTTGCACCGGCGGCATCATCTGCCCTGCGCAAGCCGTGGAAAAGCTCAAGCATTTCGTCTCGCGCGCGGCCTTTGACATCGAGGGGCTTGGCGCCAAGCAGGTCGAGCAGTTCTACGCGGACGGCTGGATCACCACACCTGCCGATATTTTCACCCTGCGTGCGCGCTATGGCACAGGCGTGCAGCAACTCAAAAACCGCGAGGGCTGGGGTGAGAAAAGCGCCAGCAATCTCTTTGATGCCATTGACGAGAAACGCAAAATTTCGCTCGCGCGCGTGATTTTCTCGCTCGGGATCCGGCATGTGGGCGAAAACAGCGCGGCCCTTTTGGCCAACCACTACACGTCTTGGGACGCGTTCGAGCAGGCCATGACCACCGCAGAAATCGGCGCGGGCGCTGCCTGGGAAGACCTGATCGGGATCGACGGTGTGGGCGCTGTGATGGCCACGTCGCTGGTGACGACGATGCAACAAGAGGCCGAGCGCGCGTCGATTGACCGCCTGATCGCGGAGCTTTCCGTGCAGGACGCCGAGGCGCGGGCCACAGACAGCCCTGTTGCGGGCAAGACCGTGGTTTTTACAGGCACGCTCGAACGTATGACGCGGGCCGAGGCAAAAGCGCGCGCCGAAAGCCTTGGCGCCAAGGTGTCCGGCTCGGTCAGCGCAAAAACCGACATTCTGATCGCAGGGCCCGGCGCGGGCTCAAAGGCGCAGAAAGCGGCTGATCTTGGGGTTGAGACGATGGACGAAGACGCCTGGCTTGCCCTGATTGGCGACGCATGA
- the recG gene encoding ATP-dependent DNA helicase RecG produces MSGRPEILFPLFAELTKLDGIGPKSAQILEAAAIAKPLDILMTLPASGVDRHRRASIRDVVPPTVATVEVTVGEHHPPRTRGRPYRVHVEDAETSFQLVFFHARGDYLQRLLPTGQRRVVSGKVEIFDGIAQIVHPDHVLPVAEAADIPAFEPVYPLHAGITQKAMWKATRSALSLLPELAEWIDPALKTRENWPDWAAAMQAAHSPQSTSDLSPHALARERLAYDELFAHQLTLALARAATRRAKGRASQATGVLSTKVLEALPYKPTGAQSHAIAEIVADLATPLRMNRLLQGDVGSGKTLVALMALLAVVEAGGQGVMMAPTEILARQHLDGLRPLAESAGVTLDILTGRDKGRARAAKLDALAKGEINILVGTHAVFQKDIVFKDLRLAIIDEQHRFGVAQRMQLGAKGQAVDVLVMTATPIPRSLALAQYGDMDVSVLDEKPPGRTPVQTALVSASRMDEVVEKLRHAVAQGRQAYWVCPLVEESEVVDMTAAEERFKRLRAALGEGVVGLVHGQMPPSEKDAAMARFVAGDTKVLVATTVIEVGVNVPNASIMMIEHADRFGLAQLHQLRGRVGRGSAASTCLLLYQAPLSESGRRRLEILRETEDGFRISEEDLAMRGAGDVIGTAQSGIPRFRIADLERQTGQMAVAQTDARKLLNDDPKLETPRGKAARTLLWLMEQDKAIRLISVG; encoded by the coding sequence ATGAGCGGGCGGCCCGAAATCCTTTTTCCGCTGTTTGCAGAATTGACGAAGCTTGATGGGATCGGCCCGAAATCGGCGCAAATCCTTGAAGCTGCGGCGATTGCCAAGCCGCTTGATATCCTGATGACACTGCCCGCGTCAGGTGTGGACCGCCACAGGCGGGCAAGCATTCGCGATGTGGTGCCCCCCACTGTTGCCACTGTTGAGGTGACGGTGGGCGAGCACCATCCGCCGCGCACGCGGGGGCGACCTTACCGTGTGCATGTCGAAGATGCGGAAACCTCGTTCCAACTGGTCTTTTTTCACGCGCGCGGTGATTATCTGCAGCGGCTATTGCCGACGGGCCAAAGGCGGGTCGTATCCGGCAAGGTCGAGATTTTTGACGGGATCGCGCAGATCGTCCATCCTGATCACGTGCTGCCTGTGGCCGAGGCGGCCGATATTCCGGCATTCGAACCGGTCTATCCGCTGCACGCCGGTATCACGCAAAAGGCGATGTGGAAGGCCACGCGCTCGGCGCTGTCCTTGCTGCCGGAGCTTGCGGAATGGATTGATCCGGCTTTGAAGACACGTGAGAACTGGCCGGATTGGGCGGCGGCGATGCAGGCCGCACATAGCCCGCAATCGACGTCCGATTTGTCGCCTCATGCGCTGGCGCGGGAACGACTGGCCTATGATGAGCTTTTTGCGCACCAGTTGACGTTGGCCTTGGCGCGTGCGGCCACACGGCGGGCGAAAGGGCGTGCGTCGCAGGCAACAGGCGTGCTGAGCACAAAGGTTTTGGAGGCTTTGCCGTACAAACCAACCGGTGCACAGAGCCATGCCATCGCTGAAATCGTCGCGGATCTGGCCACGCCGTTGCGGATGAACCGGCTGCTTCAGGGCGATGTCGGGTCGGGCAAGACGCTTGTTGCGTTGATGGCATTGCTGGCTGTGGTCGAGGCAGGCGGGCAGGGCGTGATGATGGCGCCTACCGAGATTCTGGCCCGCCAGCATCTGGACGGGTTGCGGCCTTTGGCAGAATCCGCAGGTGTGACCTTGGACATCCTGACAGGGCGCGACAAGGGGCGCGCGCGCGCGGCCAAGCTTGACGCCCTTGCGAAGGGTGAGATCAATATTCTCGTGGGCACCCATGCGGTGTTCCAGAAAGACATCGTTTTCAAGGACTTGCGCCTTGCCATTATTGACGAACAGCACCGTTTCGGGGTGGCCCAGCGGATGCAACTTGGCGCCAAGGGGCAGGCCGTTGATGTGCTGGTGATGACAGCCACGCCCATTCCGCGTTCGCTCGCGCTCGCGCAATACGGGGATATGGATGTCTCCGTGCTGGATGAAAAACCGCCCGGGCGGACACCTGTTCAAACCGCGCTGGTGTCGGCCTCGCGAATGGACGAGGTGGTGGAAAAGCTCCGCCATGCGGTGGCGCAAGGGCGGCAGGCCTATTGGGTGTGTCCCTTGGTCGAAGAAAGTGAAGTTGTTGATATGACCGCCGCCGAAGAGCGGTTCAAGCGATTGCGCGCGGCTTTGGGTGAGGGTGTTGTGGGGTTGGTTCATGGCCAGATGCCACCGTCCGAAAAAGATGCCGCCATGGCGCGGTTTGTGGCTGGCGATACCAAGGTGCTTGTCGCAACCACGGTCATCGAGGTGGGTGTCAATGTGCCCAACGCCTCGATCATGATGATCGAACATGCAGACCGCTTTGGTCTGGCGCAACTGCACCAACTGCGGGGCAGGGTCGGGCGCGGGTCTGCAGCCTCGACCTGTTTGTTGCTCTATCAAGCGCCGCTGAGTGAAAGCGGGCGACGCCGGCTTGAGATATTACGCGAGACAGAAGACGGGTTCCGGATTTCTGAAGAAGATCTGGCCATGCGCGGTGCGGGCGATGTGATTGGTACGGCGCAATCCGGTATTCCACGGTTCCGAATTGCCGATCTTGAACGGCAGACAGGGCAGATGGCAGTGGCCCAAACCGACGCGCGCAAACTGCTGAATGACGACCCGAAACTGGAAACACCCCGTGGCAAGGCCGCCAGAACGCTCCTTTGGCTGATGGAGCAGGACAAGGCGATCCGTTTAATATCAGTGGGTTAA
- a CDS encoding iron-sulfur cluster assembly scaffold protein → MSAENDLIKLYSGRILALAADMPRTARLDHPTATAKKRAPLCGSTVTVDLELADGVITGYGQDVKACALGQAAAAVVGANIVGLTLDQVQAGRDALYAMLKSDGPVPAAPFGDLEVLQPAKDYKNRHASIMLAFDATLDALHSQQASA, encoded by the coding sequence ATGTCGGCGGAAAACGATCTGATCAAACTCTACTCGGGGCGTATTCTGGCGCTGGCTGCGGATATGCCGCGCACGGCACGGCTGGACCATCCCACAGCGACCGCGAAAAAGCGGGCCCCTTTGTGCGGCTCGACCGTGACCGTTGATCTGGAACTGGCCGATGGTGTGATTACGGGCTACGGGCAGGATGTGAAAGCCTGCGCTTTGGGTCAGGCCGCGGCCGCTGTTGTTGGGGCAAATATCGTCGGGCTGACCCTCGATCAGGTCCAAGCCGGCCGTGATGCGCTTTATGCGATGCTCAAATCAGATGGCCCCGTACCCGCTGCCCCCTTTGGCGATCTTGAGGTGTTGCAGCCTGCCAAAGACTATAAGAACCGCCACGCGTCGATCATGCTTGCCTTTGATGCCACATTGGACGCCCTGCACAGCCAACAGGCCAGCGCATAA
- the hisI gene encoding phosphoribosyl-AMP cyclohydrolase, translated as MPFDPATLLYNDAGLIPAIAQDAATGEVLMMAWMNADAVAQTLETGRVTYWSRSRQAFWIKGETSGHTQELVDFRVDCDRDCLLVRVNQTGPACHTGARSCFFTAVHDGEEVSD; from the coding sequence ATGCCCTTCGATCCCGCGACCCTGCTTTATAACGACGCAGGCCTGATCCCCGCGATTGCACAAGATGCTGCAACCGGTGAGGTGCTGATGATGGCGTGGATGAACGCCGATGCGGTGGCGCAGACACTTGAAACGGGGCGCGTCACCTATTGGTCGCGTTCACGGCAGGCATTCTGGATCAAAGGTGAAACCAGCGGCCATACGCAGGAACTGGTGGATTTTCGCGTGGATTGTGACCGCGACTGCCTCTTGGTGCGGGTCAACCAGACCGGGCCGGCCTGTCACACAGGGGCGCGTAGCTGCTTTTTCACCGCCGTGCACGACGGCGAAGAGGTCAGCGACTAA
- the gluQRS gene encoding tRNA glutamyl-Q(34) synthetase GluQRS: MLTRFAPSPTGPLHLGHAYSALTVWQVARDLGGTALLRIEDTDSTRVRPAHEAGIYEDLAWLSLTWPTPVRRQSDHYAEYDAVLEHLGDAGLIYPCSCTRRQIADAGAKPGADGLVYPGTCRHRSMADAQPGDGLRLDIAKALARIDGPLGYDETGATTSQNITDDLLLGTIGDPILRRKDTGDPAYHLACVVDDALQGITHVVRGMDLRDLTPLHVLIQALLDYPTPVYHHHPLITDADGKRLAKIDHAKALAKYRAEGLSVQDIKHMIGWRD, from the coding sequence GTGCTGACGCGGTTTGCCCCATCGCCCACCGGCCCTCTGCATCTTGGACACGCCTATTCGGCTTTGACCGTCTGGCAAGTTGCCCGCGATCTGGGTGGCACCGCCCTCTTACGGATCGAGGATACCGACAGCACGCGGGTACGCCCCGCACATGAGGCGGGTATATATGAAGATCTGGCATGGCTTAGCCTGACATGGCCAACACCGGTGCGCCGCCAGTCCGACCATTACGCGGAATATGACGCAGTTCTGGAACACCTTGGCGACGCGGGCCTGATTTATCCCTGTAGCTGTACGCGCCGCCAGATTGCAGATGCAGGCGCCAAACCGGGTGCGGACGGATTGGTTTATCCCGGCACGTGTCGTCACCGCAGTATGGCGGATGCACAACCCGGTGACGGGCTGCGTCTGGATATCGCCAAGGCCTTGGCCCGGATCGACGGGCCGTTAGGATATGATGAGACAGGCGCAACCACGTCCCAAAACATCACCGATGACCTGCTGCTGGGGACCATTGGCGATCCGATCTTGCGGCGCAAGGATACGGGCGATCCGGCCTATCATCTGGCCTGCGTCGTGGATGATGCGCTGCAGGGCATTACACATGTGGTGCGCGGCATGGATCTGCGTGATCTGACGCCGCTGCATGTGCTGATCCAGGCGCTCTTGGACTATCCGACGCCTGTCTATCATCACCACCCACTGATTACAGACGCGGATGGCAAGCGGCTGGCGAAGATTGATCACGCCAAGGCGCTGGCTAAATACCGCGCCGAAGGTCTGAGCGTGCAGGACATCAAGCACATGATCGGCTGGCGCGATTAG
- the trmFO gene encoding methylenetetrahydrofolate--tRNA-(uracil(54)-C(5))-methyltransferase (FADH(2)-oxidizing) TrmFO: MDKTLNIIGGGMAGSEAAWQAANAGLKVVIHEMRPKVETFAHRTGNLGEMVCSNSFRSDDHEQNAVGLLHWEMMQADGLIMHTAHKHRLPAGGALAVDRDPFAESVTAALKAHSNISVSYEEITALPESGNWIIATGPLTSGALAEAIQAETSAEALAFFDAIAPIVYHESINMDVAWMQSRYDKGETEAERTAYLNCPMTKAQYEAFIDALLDAEKTEFKEGETAGYFDGCLPIEVMAERGRETLRFGPMKPVGLTNAHDPQNKPYAVVQLRRDNALGTLYNIVGFQTKMKYGAQKAVFKMIPGLEDAEFARLGGIHRNTFINSPTLLDDQMRLRSRPNIRFAGQITGVEGYVESAAMGLLAGRMAVAEMTGRSLAPVPNTTAMGALVTHITGGAEAKTFQPMNVNFGLFPPLDGVKSGRRGRKERYKAYTDRAKADWQAWLGQTMLDAAE; encoded by the coding sequence ATGGATAAAACACTCAATATCATCGGCGGCGGCATGGCCGGATCAGAGGCAGCATGGCAGGCGGCAAACGCGGGCCTGAAAGTTGTCATTCACGAAATGCGCCCCAAGGTGGAAACCTTTGCACATCGCACAGGCAACCTTGGCGAAATGGTCTGTTCCAATTCGTTCCGCTCGGATGATCATGAACAAAACGCTGTCGGATTGCTGCACTGGGAAATGATGCAGGCCGACGGGCTGATCATGCACACCGCCCACAAACACCGCCTGCCTGCCGGTGGTGCACTGGCGGTGGACCGTGATCCGTTCGCGGAAAGCGTGACAGCGGCACTCAAGGCCCATAGCAATATTTCTGTGTCTTATGAAGAGATTACGGCACTTCCTGAAAGCGGGAACTGGATCATTGCCACGGGTCCGCTGACCTCGGGCGCCTTGGCCGAGGCCATTCAGGCCGAGACCAGTGCCGAGGCACTGGCCTTCTTCGATGCGATTGCGCCAATTGTTTATCACGAGAGCATCAACATGGATGTGGCGTGGATGCAGTCGCGCTATGACAAGGGCGAAACCGAGGCGGAACGCACCGCATACCTGAATTGCCCGATGACCAAGGCCCAGTATGAAGCGTTTATTGATGCGCTCTTGGACGCCGAAAAGACCGAATTCAAAGAAGGCGAGACCGCAGGCTACTTTGACGGCTGTCTGCCGATCGAGGTGATGGCTGAACGCGGGCGCGAAACCCTGCGCTTTGGGCCGATGAAACCCGTCGGACTGACCAACGCCCATGATCCGCAAAACAAGCCCTATGCTGTGGTGCAGTTGCGCCGCGATAACGCATTGGGCACGCTCTACAATATCGTCGGCTTTCAGACCAAGATGAAATACGGCGCGCAAAAGGCTGTTTTCAAAATGATTCCCGGCCTTGAGGATGCGGAATTCGCGCGGCTGGGTGGGATCCACCGCAACACATTCATTAACTCGCCCACCTTGCTTGACGATCAAATGCGCCTGCGCAGCCGCCCCAATATCCGCTTTGCAGGGCAAATCACGGGTGTTGAAGGCTATGTCGAAAGTGCTGCCATGGGCCTTTTGGCGGGGCGTATGGCGGTGGCGGAAATGACGGGGCGCAGCCTTGCACCGGTCCCGAACACGACGGCCATGGGCGCCCTAGTGACCCACATCACCGGCGGCGCAGAGGCCAAGACGTTTCAGCCGATGAACGTGAATTTCGGGCTGTTCCCGCCACTTGACGGTGTGAAAAGCGGGCGCCGTGGCCGCAAAGAGCGCTACAAAGCCTATACCGACCGCGCCAAGGCCGATTGGCAGGCGTGGCTGGGCCAGACGATGCTGGACGCCGCCGAATAG